A portion of the Halobacillus ihumii genome contains these proteins:
- a CDS encoding CAP domain-containing protein, with amino-acid sequence MRKSLLFLFTVLLISVLTACGTGDEGAAERESYNYNQVEYGPEQREQVELEREQNRFSPNIPFEGTDPGLPMENHNSDTPNSDRFEADGGKAGTNNQRVDEVTGAFQEQVVQLTNQARKKNGLKPLKINSELSKIAKKKSTDMAENNYFAHISPTYGSPIQMLKQFGIEFNYAAENIAVGQQTPNEVVQDWLASPGHRKNIMNEQVTQIGVGYTEEGQHWTQLFISK; translated from the coding sequence ATGAGAAAGTCATTATTATTCCTTTTCACAGTCCTGCTCATATCAGTTCTTACAGCGTGTGGTACAGGTGATGAGGGAGCTGCGGAACGCGAATCCTATAATTACAACCAGGTAGAATATGGTCCAGAACAGCGTGAGCAAGTTGAACTGGAACGAGAGCAAAATCGCTTTAGTCCAAATATTCCTTTTGAAGGTACAGATCCGGGTCTGCCTATGGAAAACCATAATAGCGACACACCGAATTCTGATCGCTTCGAGGCAGACGGCGGTAAGGCTGGTACAAATAACCAACGTGTTGATGAAGTAACAGGTGCTTTCCAGGAACAAGTGGTTCAATTAACCAACCAGGCACGCAAAAAGAATGGGTTAAAGCCTCTTAAAATTAATAGTGAATTATCTAAGATTGCCAAGAAAAAATCAACTGACATGGCAGAAAATAATTACTTTGCTCACATATCTCCCACTTATGGCAGTCCTATTCAAATGTTGAAACAGTTTGGGATAGAGTTCAACTATGCTGCAGAAAATATTGCAGTCGGACAGCAGACTCCCAATGAGGTGGTACAAGACTGGTTAGCCAGTCCGGGACACCGTAAAAATATTATGAATGAGCAAGTAACCCAAATTGGAGTCGGCTACACGGAAGAGGGCCAGCACTGGACCCAACTTTTTATAAGTAAATAA
- a CDS encoding aldehyde dehydrogenase family protein, translating into MHTKVKEMKMLIGGKWVSGEKTFEVRNPQSSQVIARVPLASKQDMSLAIDKAERTYRNTQVWPTHERITILDRVVSFMKEHAEEFAHIIASEGSKTINEARGEVKRATQTIKISAEEARRMNGETINFDQNEGSENRVGYHYRFPVGVVGAITPFNDPLNLVAHKIGPAIAAGNAIVVKPASVTPLSALKLAEAFVEAGLPEGFLSVVTGSGRELGDTLVTHPAVQMISFTGGPNAGNRITQKAGTKKVSMELGSNSPVIVLSDADLHDAVQSSVSGAFSAVGQNCIGVQRIYVEKDIYSQFLDTFVTRTAELMVGDKMDELTDVGPMIEEKEAERVELWVNEAVTSGATVEVGGKREGAYYYPTVLTNVPESAKIAKEEIFGPVVIIQPVADLNDAVELANDVDYGLQAGIFTSNIHHAFYTIKHMNVGGIMINDSSDYRIDAMPFGGTKGSGVGREGVRYAMESMTESKVVCFRLQENML; encoded by the coding sequence ATGCACACAAAGGTAAAGGAGATGAAAATGTTAATCGGCGGGAAGTGGGTCAGTGGTGAAAAGACATTTGAAGTGCGCAACCCTCAAAGCAGCCAAGTAATCGCGCGTGTCCCCCTTGCTTCAAAACAGGATATGTCTCTCGCTATTGATAAAGCGGAGCGGACTTATCGAAATACGCAAGTTTGGCCGACGCATGAACGAATTACCATTTTGGATCGAGTCGTTTCTTTCATGAAAGAGCATGCTGAAGAATTTGCACATATTATTGCTTCTGAAGGAAGTAAAACGATTAATGAAGCACGAGGAGAGGTAAAGCGAGCCACACAAACCATTAAAATTAGTGCGGAAGAGGCAAGAAGGATGAATGGAGAAACCATTAATTTTGACCAAAATGAGGGAAGTGAAAATCGTGTAGGATATCACTATCGATTTCCTGTAGGCGTAGTTGGAGCAATTACACCTTTTAATGATCCTTTAAATTTGGTAGCTCACAAAATTGGCCCGGCCATTGCCGCTGGAAACGCCATTGTTGTGAAGCCTGCTTCCGTAACACCACTCAGTGCGCTAAAGTTAGCAGAGGCTTTTGTGGAAGCAGGTCTTCCGGAAGGGTTCTTATCAGTTGTTACAGGATCAGGCCGGGAACTTGGAGATACACTTGTTACACATCCGGCAGTGCAAATGATATCGTTCACGGGTGGTCCGAATGCAGGAAACAGGATCACGCAAAAGGCAGGAACTAAAAAAGTCAGCATGGAGTTAGGGTCCAATTCTCCGGTTATTGTGCTAAGTGACGCTGACCTTCACGATGCTGTGCAATCTTCTGTATCGGGTGCTTTTTCGGCAGTGGGGCAAAATTGCATTGGGGTTCAGCGAATTTACGTGGAAAAGGACATTTACTCCCAATTTCTGGACACGTTTGTTACTCGCACAGCAGAGTTAATGGTTGGCGATAAAATGGATGAATTGACAGATGTTGGGCCAATGATTGAAGAGAAAGAAGCGGAGCGTGTAGAGTTATGGGTGAATGAAGCAGTAACTTCTGGAGCGACAGTAGAAGTTGGCGGAAAGCGTGAAGGGGCGTATTATTATCCAACCGTGCTAACGAATGTTCCTGAATCAGCCAAAATAGCTAAAGAGGAGATTTTCGGGCCTGTTGTGATTATTCAGCCCGTCGCCGACTTGAACGATGCAGTAGAACTAGCTAATGATGTGGATTATGGACTGCAGGCAGGTATCTTTACAAGTAACATTCATCATGCTTTTTACACCATCAAGCATATGAATGTTGGTGGCATTATGATTAATGATAGCAGTGATTATCGGATTGACGCAATGCCGTTTGGCGGAACTAAAGGCTCCGGAGTCGGTCGTGAAGGCGTGCGTTACGCCATGGAATCGATGACTGAATCCAAAGTGGTATGTTTCCGTCTTCAGGAAAATATGTTGTAG
- a CDS encoding homoserine dehydrogenase, whose amino-acid sequence MVNIAFIGFGGVGQALAEILIERKENLSSSYGLDTRVVAVADMMKGSIYDPEGLDVGQLLQTVRTEGTVDGISGGPQAKKGWSSMDTIIHSNADVIVEVTFTDVKTGEPAISHCRTAFENRKSVVTTNKGPVALAYKELAKLAEEQGVFFGFEGTVMSGTPALRMPVETLAGNKITEIKGILNGTTNFILTEMEKGFSYEESLEKAQQLGYAEADPTSDVEGYDARYKAAILANYLMGESLSHTEVECEGISGVTVDQVQEALREGKKLRLLARVRNEEGTVKASVKPERIDADDPLSGVTGATNAIVYECDLAGPILLTGAGAGLKETGFSLLIDLIHYQKERQPAKI is encoded by the coding sequence ATGGTGAATATAGCATTTATTGGCTTTGGCGGCGTTGGGCAGGCTCTTGCAGAAATTTTAATCGAGCGAAAAGAGAATTTGAGTAGTTCATATGGCCTCGATACGAGGGTTGTAGCGGTTGCCGATATGATGAAAGGATCAATCTATGACCCGGAAGGACTCGATGTGGGGCAGCTTCTGCAAACTGTTCGAACTGAAGGAACGGTGGATGGTATTTCTGGAGGGCCTCAAGCAAAAAAAGGCTGGAGCAGTATGGATACTATTATTCATTCAAACGCTGACGTGATTGTAGAAGTTACCTTTACAGATGTTAAAACGGGAGAACCGGCTATTTCTCACTGTCGTACAGCTTTTGAAAACAGGAAAAGTGTAGTGACGACCAATAAAGGTCCAGTAGCTTTAGCTTATAAAGAGTTAGCGAAGCTTGCTGAGGAGCAGGGTGTATTCTTTGGATTTGAAGGAACAGTAATGAGCGGTACCCCGGCACTTAGAATGCCTGTTGAAACACTGGCAGGCAATAAGATAACTGAAATCAAAGGGATTCTCAATGGAACGACTAACTTTATTCTAACAGAAATGGAAAAGGGCTTTTCTTACGAGGAGTCTTTAGAAAAAGCACAGCAGCTTGGCTATGCTGAAGCAGATCCTACTAGCGATGTGGAAGGTTACGACGCTCGTTATAAAGCGGCCATTTTAGCGAATTATTTAATGGGTGAGTCTCTCTCCCATACGGAAGTTGAATGTGAAGGAATTTCTGGAGTAACTGTTGATCAAGTACAGGAGGCACTTCGGGAAGGGAAAAAATTACGATTGCTCGCTCGGGTGAGAAATGAAGAAGGAACAGTCAAAGCCAGTGTTAAGCCTGAACGCATCGATGCCGATGATCCGTTATCAGGAGTGACAGGAGCTACAAACGCAATCGTCTATGAATGCGATTTAGCTGGACCTATCTTGTTGACTGGAGCTGGCGCAGGATTAAAAGAAACCGGATTTTCACTGCTGATTGATTTAATTCATTATCAAAAGGAGAGACAACCGGCGAAAATATAA
- a CDS encoding M20 metallopeptidase family protein, whose amino-acid sequence MTTKLPNLVERSLDILPEVIKWRRHFHQFPELSFQEKATSEKIAQILDSFGAYSIEKNIGGYGIVATLTTGDGPVIALRADMDALPIYEQTGLSYSSKHPGVMHACGHDAHISILLGAAKLLAEDANKGLFKGSVKLIFQPAEEDSDVLGETGAVKMLQCGVLDDVDAVLALHMCPWRKKGEIQIHDGPSMANNDDFYLIVKGIGGHGGYPHHTKDPVWMSTYLLQALYSINGRKVNPLDVGTISVGQIHAGEANNVIPGLVEIQGTIRSYKKEVRKLLIKEIEGAARVVTALGGDFDLTVHRGEPALVNDPTVNKVIRDAAADMKVINEPFGMGSEDFSHMTARKPGAMFFLGCGIYEERGLHHPGFDINEEALTDGVEIFLKCVYQLLQREGGEL is encoded by the coding sequence GTGACAACAAAATTGCCGAACTTAGTTGAAAGATCATTAGATATTCTCCCAGAAGTCATTAAATGGAGGCGCCATTTTCACCAGTTTCCGGAACTTAGCTTTCAAGAAAAGGCCACGAGTGAAAAAATTGCACAAATTTTGGATTCGTTTGGAGCTTATTCTATTGAGAAGAACATTGGAGGTTACGGAATAGTAGCAACCCTTACAACTGGGGATGGACCTGTGATAGCACTTCGGGCAGACATGGATGCTTTGCCGATCTATGAGCAAACGGGTCTCTCGTATAGTTCTAAACATCCGGGTGTGATGCACGCTTGTGGCCATGACGCCCATATTTCAATCCTTCTGGGTGCAGCAAAGTTACTAGCGGAAGACGCAAATAAAGGGCTTTTCAAAGGAAGTGTGAAGCTGATTTTTCAGCCAGCTGAAGAAGATAGCGATGTGTTAGGGGAGACAGGAGCTGTGAAAATGCTCCAATGCGGTGTCCTGGATGATGTGGATGCCGTCCTCGCTCTTCATATGTGTCCGTGGCGGAAAAAAGGCGAAATTCAAATCCATGATGGTCCCAGTATGGCAAATAATGATGATTTTTATTTAATCGTTAAAGGCATTGGCGGGCACGGCGGGTATCCTCATCACACAAAAGATCCTGTATGGATGTCGACTTACTTGCTGCAGGCTCTATACAGTATTAACGGGCGTAAAGTAAATCCCCTGGACGTCGGGACCATTAGTGTGGGCCAGATACATGCAGGAGAAGCTAATAACGTGATTCCTGGATTGGTTGAAATTCAGGGAACGATCCGCTCTTATAAAAAAGAGGTACGTAAGTTGCTTATAAAAGAGATAGAGGGAGCTGCACGAGTAGTTACTGCATTAGGCGGGGATTTTGACTTGACAGTTCATCGCGGTGAACCGGCTTTAGTTAACGATCCAACGGTAAATAAAGTCATTCGCGATGCGGCGGCTGATATGAAAGTCATAAACGAACCATTTGGAATGGGGAGTGAAGATTTCAGTCATATGACAGCACGTAAACCTGGGGCGATGTTTTTCCTCGGATGCGGGATTTACGAAGAGCGGGGCTTGCATCATCCGGGTTTTGATATTAACGAAGAAGCACTAACAGATGGTGTAGAAATTTTTCTGAAATGTGTGTATCAGCTTCTACAACGTGAAGGAGGGGAATTGTAA
- a CDS encoding cystathionine gamma-synthase family protein → MEKAKFGTKSIWAGEKDQLAFGATQVPVVHSVSFGYDDMDEWYEVAVGKKEGHIYGRNTNPTVQAFEEKIRILEGAEAATSFSTGMAAISNTLGTLLFPGDRIVSIKDTYGGTNKIFTEFLPKQQIDVVLCDTGDHDAIEQEIERGCKVLYLESPTNPTVKITDIKRMASAGKAAGAIVVVDNTFATPVNQNPLELGADLVIHSATKFLGGHADALGGSVCGSKELVEAVYHYREINGATLDPMAAYLLLRGMKTLKLRIDQQNKNAQEIAEFLKIIELVEEVFYPGLETHPNHDIAKEQMNGFGGMLSFSVKGGVETVRHLLPKLKFANRAANLGSVETVVGPSRTTSHVECTPEERAAMGIPEGLIRYSAGIEDIDDLKQDLEQAFKALPSDIMIKN, encoded by the coding sequence ATGGAAAAGGCTAAATTTGGTACGAAATCTATTTGGGCTGGTGAGAAGGATCAACTAGCATTTGGTGCAACGCAAGTACCTGTGGTTCATAGCGTGTCTTTCGGGTATGACGACATGGATGAATGGTATGAAGTAGCGGTAGGTAAAAAGGAAGGACATATTTATGGTCGTAATACAAATCCAACCGTTCAAGCATTTGAAGAGAAGATCAGAATTTTGGAAGGGGCAGAGGCGGCGACAAGTTTCTCAACGGGAATGGCTGCGATTAGTAATACTCTAGGAACTTTGCTATTTCCAGGAGACAGAATCGTTTCGATAAAAGACACGTATGGCGGTACAAACAAAATTTTCACGGAATTTTTACCAAAACAGCAAATAGATGTTGTGCTTTGCGACACTGGCGATCATGACGCTATTGAGCAAGAAATTGAAAGAGGCTGCAAAGTTCTTTATTTAGAGAGTCCGACAAATCCAACCGTCAAAATTACAGATATAAAACGAATGGCGAGCGCGGGTAAAGCGGCTGGAGCTATCGTAGTAGTAGATAATACCTTTGCTACGCCAGTTAACCAAAACCCATTGGAGTTAGGGGCAGATTTGGTCATTCATAGTGCTACAAAGTTCTTGGGCGGTCATGCTGATGCGCTGGGCGGATCTGTCTGTGGAAGCAAAGAGCTCGTCGAAGCTGTCTATCACTACCGTGAAATAAATGGGGCAACGCTAGATCCGATGGCCGCTTACCTGCTGCTCCGTGGTATGAAGACGCTGAAGCTCAGAATTGATCAACAAAATAAAAATGCTCAGGAAATCGCAGAATTCCTAAAAATTATAGAGCTAGTAGAAGAGGTGTTTTATCCTGGGTTGGAAACTCACCCTAACCATGATATTGCTAAAGAACAAATGAACGGTTTTGGCGGCATGCTTAGTTTTTCTGTCAAAGGCGGTGTAGAAACAGTTCGTCATTTACTGCCCAAACTAAAGTTCGCAAATCGTGCAGCAAACCTCGGTTCAGTAGAAACGGTTGTGGGACCATCTAGAACAACGAGCCATGTTGAATGCACACCTGAAGAGCGAGCAGCGATGGGCATTCCAGAAGGGTTGATTCGCTACTCTGCAGGAATTGAAGATATAGATGATTTGAAGCAGGATTTAGAACAGGCATTTAAGGCTTTGCCTTCAGATATCATGATCAAAAATTAG
- a CDS encoding cyclodeaminase: MYVLRLYSKKDIQQVIKLNGTVISEIENAFTALQTKKVTMPPIMSINIPSSNGEVDIKSAYIEGYDSFAVKLSSGFFDNPKLGLPSANGMMILIDTTTGEPKAILVDNGLLTDIRTAAAGAVAAKHLTREDSRTVAIIGTGSQAKYQLEALSKVRPITQVFVYGRNSERAQQYKSFVEKKLNVQVDVKETPSEAVRNSDVIITTTPATEPVLKAEWLHAGQHITAMGSDAPHKQELENDVIKNADLVVCDVKEQSMMLGELRTIPNEEILDQVHELGEITSGQKPGRTNDQQLSVCDLTGTGVQDTQIARYAWKLLNSKEDDCNGKG; this comes from the coding sequence GTGTACGTTTTGCGCCTTTATTCAAAAAAAGATATTCAACAAGTGATAAAACTTAACGGTACCGTTATCAGCGAGATTGAAAACGCATTCACAGCATTGCAGACGAAAAAAGTTACCATGCCGCCTATTATGAGTATAAATATACCGTCTAGCAATGGGGAAGTCGACATTAAATCTGCTTATATCGAAGGGTACGACAGTTTTGCTGTCAAACTTTCATCGGGATTCTTTGACAATCCGAAACTTGGCTTACCCAGCGCTAATGGAATGATGATTCTGATAGACACAACGACGGGTGAACCTAAGGCGATCCTAGTAGATAATGGTTTGCTTACAGATATACGTACAGCTGCAGCAGGAGCTGTTGCTGCGAAGCATTTAACCCGGGAAGACAGTCGCACCGTCGCCATTATAGGGACCGGTTCACAAGCTAAATACCAGTTAGAAGCCTTATCAAAAGTCAGACCAATCACTCAAGTCTTTGTCTATGGGCGTAATTCAGAACGAGCACAACAATATAAATCTTTCGTTGAAAAAAAACTTAATGTGCAAGTAGACGTTAAAGAGACTCCATCCGAAGCTGTCAGAAACAGCGATGTAATCATTACAACCACCCCGGCTACAGAGCCCGTTCTTAAAGCGGAGTGGCTCCACGCAGGTCAGCACATCACAGCCATGGGGTCAGATGCTCCGCATAAGCAGGAACTTGAGAATGACGTCATCAAAAATGCGGACTTAGTTGTGTGTGATGTTAAGGAGCAATCGATGATGCTGGGAGAACTTAGAACCATTCCAAATGAGGAAATACTGGACCAAGTCCATGAGTTAGGAGAAATAACCAGCGGGCAGAAACCAGGTCGAACAAATGATCAACAACTTTCTGTTTGTGACTTAACAGGCACAGGGGTGCAAGATACGCAAATTGCCCGCTACGCCTGGAAGTTATTGAATTCAAAGGAGGATGATTGTAATGGAAAAGGCTAA
- a CDS encoding M24 family metallopeptidase, producing the protein MLLPFDILEYQNRLKETKDRMDEKGIEVLLITDPANMNYLSGYDAWSFYVHQMLVIIIDEPQPIWIGRFQDANGARVKTWIYDENIISYPDYYVHSSVYHPMDFISEILTQIGQGNRHIGVEMDHYYFTAMSLDRLKRGMPNAKFHDASVLVNRVRMIKSDQEIEYMKRAATIADLAMTKGVESIRAGGRECDTAAEIYYHMVRGTPEFGGEYPAIVPLLPSGDHTSIPHLTWTDRPFLENSAVIVELAGCYKRYHVPLARTVSVGEPSEKLNHLAAVVTEGIQNVLQTAKPGMTCSDLEEIWRKSIQKHGFEKESRLGYSVGLNYPPDWGEHTASIRRGDTTVLQPNMTFHLIPGLWFDHDGIEISETFRVTETGTERFTTYPQELIVRRDPYNINSNGQIS; encoded by the coding sequence ATGTTGCTTCCATTTGATATTTTGGAATATCAAAACCGTCTTAAGGAAACAAAGGATCGCATGGATGAGAAAGGGATTGAGGTCCTGCTGATTACTGATCCAGCTAATATGAATTATTTATCTGGTTATGATGCGTGGTCGTTTTACGTTCATCAAATGCTTGTCATCATCATTGATGAACCGCAGCCTATATGGATTGGGCGTTTTCAGGATGCAAACGGGGCTCGGGTCAAGACGTGGATCTACGATGAAAATATCATCTCATACCCAGATTATTATGTACATTCCAGTGTTTATCATCCAATGGATTTTATCTCAGAAATCTTAACTCAAATTGGGCAGGGGAATCGTCATATAGGTGTTGAAATGGATCATTATTATTTTACAGCAATGTCACTTGATCGATTAAAGCGGGGAATGCCTAATGCGAAATTCCATGATGCATCAGTTCTCGTCAATCGAGTTCGGATGATTAAATCGGATCAGGAAATTGAATACATGAAGCGAGCTGCCACAATCGCTGATCTAGCCATGACTAAAGGGGTAGAAAGCATTCGTGCTGGCGGGAGAGAGTGTGATACGGCTGCTGAGATCTATTATCACATGGTACGCGGTACACCTGAATTTGGTGGTGAATATCCAGCCATTGTGCCATTGCTTCCTTCGGGTGACCATACGTCGATTCCTCATCTGACTTGGACAGACAGACCTTTTCTGGAAAATAGCGCCGTAATCGTTGAACTGGCAGGGTGTTATAAACGTTATCATGTACCGCTGGCTCGAACGGTTTCGGTTGGAGAGCCGAGTGAAAAGTTAAACCATTTGGCAGCTGTTGTGACGGAAGGAATACAAAATGTGTTGCAAACAGCTAAACCTGGTATGACCTGCAGCGATTTGGAAGAAATCTGGCGTAAGAGTATTCAAAAGCATGGGTTTGAGAAAGAATCAAGACTCGGATACTCCGTAGGCTTGAATTATCCTCCAGATTGGGGTGAGCATACAGCAAGTATTCGCAGAGGTGATACGACTGTTCTGCAGCCAAATATGACGTTTCATCTTATCCCAGGGCTCTGGTTCGATCACGATGGAATCGAGATTAGCGAGACGTTCCGAGTTACGGAGACAGGGACTGAACGGTTTACCACTTATCCGCAGGAATTAATTGTACGACGTGATCCTTACAACATTAATTCAAATGGTCAAATCAGTTAG